ATATTGAAGGGAATAAAAATACTTTTGCATTTTTATATAATGTGACCAACTCCTCGTCACTAACATATCCCGTCCATATAATATCCTGGTCGGATTCCATATTTTCATTTGCAAAAACTTTTGATTGTTTTCCTCCAACAATAACAACTTGTGCCTTAAGACTTGTCATACTAGTCATTGCTTCTGCAATGACTTTAAAGTTTTTATTAGGGTTCATACTACTTACAGCTAAAATATATTCCCCTGATGTCAACTGGTGTTTTTCTAGAATACTTTCCTCGGGTTTTCTTTCCCAAATATGATCTATTCCATTGTAAATAACATCTATTTTAGATTTCATACTAGGAAAATAACTAACTAGTTCTCTTTTCGAAAAATTTGAAACTGTAATAATTTTTTTAGCTGATTTCGACAATTTGCTATATAAAAAACGGTACCATAATAAAAATGCTTTTGAAAAGCCTTCTGGATAAGTACATACTGCGGCATCATGAATCATTACAATTTGATTTTTTTTATATATTGGTCCTGTATTGCAAAAGTTTATAAGTATATTATTTTGAGTATAAATAGGTAGAATTAATTGTTCCCACAAATGCCCTTTTAAAATACCTATTTTTTTTATTTTTATATTTTCTAACTTCAATGTCTTAATTGTATCTTTTGGTACTAAAATAATAACCTCTAATTCATTTTCACATTTAAGTGTATTTAATAATACATCTATTTCCTTTACAAGTTCTTCCGCTACCCTTTGAACCCCCGTAGTTTTTTGTGTTAAAAATCTACCATTTATATAAATTCTCATTTGACATTACCTCTTAACTAAAATTACCTACTTTTAAAACTTAACATTTTCTTGCTTCTTTTTTAAATAAATTAAATAGAAACAAAATATAAGTAAATTCACATTTAAATTTATTAAAAATAAACCCTTCATTTCAATTATTAAAAGATAAATACTTATGGTAGTAGCAATACTCATAGAAAATAAATTATATTTAAAAGCTCTTTGTATTAAAAAGATATAAAACCCATAAAACCCTATAGTCATAACTATCCCAAAATAAAACATTAATCTTAGATATCCAACATCTATATTTTTATAATAGGAAAATGATTCAAACCAATAATTATAAGTATCTCCTATTAACCGACCATCTCCAAAAATAAATGTTTTAGCATTATCGGGCAACGTTTTATACATCTCTAGAAGCTCATTGGTACTACTCGTACTTACTTTTCCAGTGCCCCCAAAGCTATACAATATCTCAAAGGCCCATTGAAACCATAGGAAATACGGACTATTTTGATCTACTAAGATAGATACTGCAAGAACTATCCCTACCATTATTATTATTAAAGAACCTAAAAATAACCTGTAATTTTCTTTTTTTTCACCTATTATAGTTTTTATAAAAACTATAATTAATGAAAGTGCTATACCTATACTACCAGTCCTACCTGCTAGCATTACACTAATAGCTATAAGCACATAAGCTATTAAATAAATCATTACATACTTTAATTGAATTTGTTTTAACATATAGACAATAAAGAATAATATAATAGATTGTACTATGGTTAACGAGAATGTAGTAGCTAACGCTAATCCATACCCTCTCATTTCATTGTTTTGCATAAACACTATCGCATCACTAAGAAAA
This Bacillus mycoides DNA region includes the following protein-coding sequences:
- a CDS encoding glycosyltransferase family 4 protein, translating into MRIYINGRFLTQKTTGVQRVAEELVKEIDVLLNTLKCENELEVIILVPKDTIKTLKLENIKIKKIGILKGHLWEQLILPIYTQNNILINFCNTGPIYKKNQIVMIHDAAVCTYPEGFSKAFLLWYRFLYSKLSKSAKKIITVSNFSKRELVSYFPSMKSKIDVIYNGIDHIWERKPEESILEKHQLTSGEYILAVSSMNPNKNFKVIAEAMTSMTSLKAQVVIVGGKQSKVFANENMESDQDIIWTGYVSDEELVTLYKNAKVFLFPSIYEGFGLPPLEAMAMGCPVIASNAACIPEICGEHATYFDPTNANDLAEKIQLVDQSKSSNSKKEAQQFVEKYNWNDAAMKLLEHIKML